A window from Lactiplantibacillus pentosus encodes these proteins:
- a CDS encoding Crp/Fnr family transcriptional regulator, whose protein sequence is MAEHECVQLVPIFKELADEQLDTIETIVQHHHFPAGSTIFSADDPLDSLMILANGQVKVYQLAANGREQLLYLLQTGDIDGEAALFENQRRTSFGEALVPTDVCSIRRADFQALMQQYPSISINVLNVFGRRLTQLERQTTSTATESVEARLANYLTETAAALKTDAFKLPLKKKDLATFLGTTPESISRKLALFERQGLITQKTGKIIKINDADQLLLTE, encoded by the coding sequence ATGGCAGAGCATGAATGCGTTCAGTTAGTGCCGATTTTCAAGGAACTCGCTGATGAACAGTTAGATACAATTGAAACGATCGTTCAGCATCATCACTTTCCAGCCGGCAGCACCATTTTCAGCGCTGACGACCCACTCGATTCGTTGATGATTCTCGCCAACGGCCAAGTCAAAGTTTATCAATTAGCCGCAAATGGCCGGGAACAGTTACTGTACTTATTACAAACTGGTGATATTGATGGCGAAGCTGCCTTATTCGAGAACCAACGCCGCACGTCTTTTGGCGAAGCGCTGGTTCCGACCGATGTCTGCAGCATCCGCCGCGCCGACTTTCAAGCGTTGATGCAACAATATCCTAGCATCAGCATCAACGTCTTAAACGTCTTCGGCAGACGGCTCACCCAGCTGGAACGCCAAACAACGAGCACGGCGACCGAGTCCGTCGAAGCGCGCCTAGCCAACTACCTTACGGAAACGGCGGCTGCACTCAAGACGGACGCGTTTAAATTACCATTAAAGAAGAAGGACTTGGCGACCTTCTTGGGAACCACCCCTGAAAGCATTAGCCGCAAGCTCGCCTTGTTTGAACGCCAAGGCCTGATTACCCAAAAGACTGGCAAAATTATCAAAATCAACGATGCAGACCAACTGTTATTAACTGAATAA
- a CDS encoding M13 family metallopeptidase, giving the protein MATINQAAVKQDLYDAVNGEWLKTAVIPDDHSSTGGFMDLVDAIEKTLMHDFDAMAAGSVEPDNPQLAEFIKFYRLAKDFKQRDANGAEPLLPCLKQVDSLSDFADLQQRMPDWIYDGLPLPFSLDVDADMKNTKVNALFAQAPGTILPDKTYYDEGNQAGPKLLAIYAQMMTELLQKTGYDEAEAKQIVDDTLKFDRLIVPWVKSAEESADYSKMYNPRKFNDFVNTSRYLDLAAITYSVIDGNPEQVILPEPAFFDHFNDVVNPDNFGLMKNWMKAKLVQRYSGYLSDDMRVLATTYSRALSGQKEPRNQAKSAYYLATGTFDQVVGLYYGHKYFGEAAKADVHQMVEKMIGVYKRRLQANTWLSADTRAKAVTKLDKLGIQVGYPDKLEAIYTKFKTHTPEQGGNVLSNVLHFNRLARQDMFSKWGKATDRTRWEMSADTVNAYYHPFMNIIVFPAAILQAPFYSLEQSSSANYGGIGAVIAHEISHAFDNNGALFDEFGNLHNWWTDEDSAHFKELAKSMISEFDGLDFAGAKVNGTLTVSENIADAGGLSCAEEAAKGEDDVDLNAFFTNWAMIWRMKATTEYMQLLLSIDVHAPAKLRANVQPKNLDDFYTTFDIQPEDAMYLAPEKRVKIW; this is encoded by the coding sequence ATGGCAACCATTAATCAAGCAGCAGTAAAACAAGATCTCTACGATGCCGTCAATGGCGAGTGGCTCAAAACCGCCGTCATTCCGGATGACCATTCTTCAACTGGTGGCTTCATGGACTTAGTCGATGCCATCGAAAAAACGTTAATGCATGATTTTGATGCCATGGCTGCGGGTTCAGTTGAACCTGATAATCCCCAGCTAGCTGAATTTATCAAGTTTTACCGCTTAGCCAAAGATTTTAAGCAACGCGACGCTAACGGGGCCGAACCACTATTACCATGCCTCAAGCAAGTCGATAGTCTAAGTGATTTTGCTGACTTACAACAACGGATGCCCGATTGGATCTACGACGGCCTCCCATTGCCATTCAGCCTGGACGTCGACGCTGACATGAAGAACACCAAGGTCAACGCCCTCTTCGCCCAAGCACCCGGCACCATTTTGCCCGACAAGACTTACTACGACGAAGGCAACCAGGCCGGCCCTAAGTTACTCGCCATCTACGCACAAATGATGACTGAACTGCTTCAAAAGACCGGTTACGATGAAGCGGAAGCCAAACAAATCGTCGACGACACCTTGAAGTTTGACCGGTTGATCGTGCCGTGGGTCAAATCCGCTGAAGAATCCGCTGATTACAGCAAGATGTATAACCCTCGTAAATTCAACGATTTCGTCAACACAAGTCGGTACTTAGACTTGGCTGCCATCACGTATTCGGTCATCGATGGTAATCCTGAACAAGTCATCCTGCCAGAACCCGCCTTCTTTGACCATTTCAATGACGTGGTCAATCCGGACAACTTCGGCTTGATGAAGAACTGGATGAAAGCGAAGTTAGTTCAACGCTACAGTGGCTACTTAAGTGACGACATGCGGGTCTTAGCGACGACCTACTCCCGGGCCCTCTCTGGACAAAAGGAACCACGTAACCAGGCGAAGAGCGCCTACTACCTCGCAACCGGCACGTTTGACCAAGTCGTTGGCCTCTACTATGGTCACAAATACTTCGGTGAAGCTGCCAAAGCTGACGTGCATCAGATGGTCGAGAAAATGATTGGCGTCTACAAGCGCCGTCTGCAAGCCAACACTTGGCTCAGTGCCGATACCCGTGCCAAGGCCGTCACCAAGCTTGATAAATTAGGCATTCAAGTCGGTTACCCTGATAAATTGGAAGCCATCTACACGAAGTTCAAGACGCACACCCCTGAACAAGGCGGCAACGTGTTGAGTAACGTGCTCCACTTCAACCGACTTGCTCGGCAAGACATGTTCTCAAAATGGGGTAAGGCCACGGACCGGACGCGCTGGGAAATGAGTGCGGACACAGTCAACGCTTACTACCACCCATTCATGAATATCATCGTCTTCCCTGCAGCAATCTTGCAAGCACCGTTCTATAGTCTCGAGCAGTCTTCTAGCGCGAACTACGGTGGTATCGGTGCCGTGATTGCCCATGAAATCTCACACGCCTTCGATAACAACGGCGCGCTGTTCGACGAATTTGGGAACTTGCATAACTGGTGGACAGACGAAGATTCCGCACACTTCAAGGAACTCGCCAAGTCGATGATCAGTGAATTTGACGGTCTCGACTTCGCTGGCGCTAAGGTCAACGGGACACTGACGGTATCTGAAAACATTGCCGATGCCGGTGGTCTGAGTTGTGCTGAAGAAGCAGCCAAGGGCGAAGACGACGTCGACCTCAACGCCTTCTTCACCAACTGGGCCATGATCTGGCGGATGAAAGCAACAACGGAATACATGCAACTGTTACTTTCAATCGACGTCCACGCCCCAGCTAAGTTGCGGGCCAATGTGCAACCAAAGAATCTGGATGACTTCTACACGACCTTCGATATCCAACCTGAAGACGCGATGTACTTGGCACCAGAAAAACGGGTCAAGATTTGGTAA
- a CDS encoding GNAT family N-acetyltransferase, which yields MSQFEKYHPILTPHYAFDWLTKVRVVDVFNLYQTTDTTVTMAATADRINQVMREIFNDRQLIWGVTDRTTNDFCGQVGFAPIDMAAHQATLTVQLTDANHDVAPLTEILERLVAFGTVELKLQQLKLALSQPDPLMGQALTTLGFTTTDNLNFDYQAA from the coding sequence ATGTCACAATTTGAAAAATACCATCCTATTTTGACGCCGCACTATGCATTTGATTGGCTCACGAAAGTCCGCGTGGTCGACGTCTTCAATCTCTACCAAACGACCGATACGACCGTGACCATGGCAGCGACGGCCGACCGTATCAATCAAGTGATGCGCGAGATTTTTAATGATCGTCAGCTGATTTGGGGCGTTACTGATCGGACTACGAATGATTTCTGCGGACAGGTCGGGTTTGCGCCAATTGATATGGCTGCCCACCAAGCAACGTTGACAGTCCAGCTGACGGACGCTAATCATGATGTCGCCCCCTTAACGGAAATTCTGGAACGACTCGTGGCATTCGGCACCGTCGAATTAAAACTCCAGCAGCTCAAATTAGCTTTATCTCAACCAGATCCACTTATGGGACAAGCGCTGACAACTTTGGGCTTTACGACTACCGACAACTTAAACTTTGACTACCAAGCGGCCTAG
- a CDS encoding FAD-dependent oxidoreductase, with amino-acid sequence MKVIVIGCTHAGTAAVNQILASNPETDVTIYERNDNVSFLSCGIALYLGGEVADPQGLFYSSPEQLAKLGANVHMQHDVTDVDTENHEITVTDLKTGESKKDYYDKLVVTTGSWPVIPPIDGIDSPNVYLCKNWTHAQSLWEAAKPAKRVIVIGGGYIGTELVEAYQKQGKEVTLIDGLPRILNKYLDKGFTDRVEKDFVDHGIKMALNQMVKGFSDDGKEVTVKTDKGSYTADMAILCVGFRPNTSLLKGKVDMNPNGSIKTNDYMQTSDPDIYGAGDSVAVHYNPTKKDAYIPLATNAVRQGTLVGLNIFKPTRKYMGTQSTSGLMLFGKTIVSSGMTLEHAQAEKVPAEAVTFEDNYRPEFMPTTKPVLMQLVYNPETREILGAQFMSEHDVSQSANVISVMIQNHNTIDDLGFVDMFFQPIYDRPFNYLNLLGQAAIAHAAEKVTE; translated from the coding sequence ATGAAAGTTATCGTAATTGGTTGTACTCATGCCGGAACTGCTGCTGTAAATCAAATCTTGGCGTCAAATCCAGAAACAGACGTCACGATTTATGAACGGAATGACAATGTGTCATTTCTCTCCTGTGGGATTGCCCTCTATCTTGGTGGCGAAGTTGCCGATCCACAAGGGCTCTTCTATTCCAGTCCAGAACAATTAGCCAAATTAGGCGCGAATGTTCATATGCAACATGATGTGACCGACGTGGATACCGAAAATCATGAAATTACCGTTACTGATTTGAAGACCGGCGAATCCAAGAAAGATTATTACGACAAATTAGTTGTCACAACTGGTTCATGGCCTGTAATTCCACCAATCGATGGTATCGACAGCCCGAACGTTTACCTCTGCAAGAACTGGACGCATGCCCAAAGTTTATGGGAAGCTGCCAAGCCAGCTAAGCGCGTCATCGTTATCGGTGGGGGCTACATTGGGACTGAATTAGTCGAAGCTTATCAGAAGCAAGGTAAGGAAGTTACCTTAATTGATGGCTTACCACGGATTTTAAACAAGTATTTAGACAAAGGCTTCACTGACCGGGTCGAAAAAGACTTCGTTGACCATGGCATCAAGATGGCCTTAAATCAGATGGTTAAAGGCTTCAGTGATGATGGCAAGGAAGTTACCGTTAAGACTGACAAGGGCAGCTACACCGCTGATATGGCAATTCTCTGTGTTGGTTTCCGGCCAAACACCAGCCTATTAAAGGGCAAAGTTGACATGAACCCGAACGGCTCTATTAAGACAAATGACTACATGCAAACATCTGACCCTGATATCTACGGTGCTGGTGATTCCGTTGCGGTTCACTACAACCCAACTAAGAAGGATGCCTACATTCCATTAGCCACTAACGCGGTTCGCCAAGGGACTTTAGTTGGTTTGAACATCTTCAAGCCAACCCGGAAGTACATGGGGACGCAATCAACTTCTGGTTTAATGTTATTCGGCAAGACGATCGTTTCTTCTGGGATGACCTTGGAACATGCTCAAGCTGAAAAGGTACCTGCAGAAGCCGTTACCTTTGAAGATAACTACCGTCCAGAATTTATGCCAACCACGAAACCAGTTCTGATGCAATTGGTTTACAACCCAGAGACGCGTGAAATCTTAGGGGCCCAATTCATGAGTGAACATGACGTTTCACAATCGGCTAACGTGATCTCAGTGATGATTCAAAATCACAACACGATCGATGACTTAGGCTTTGTTGACATGTTCTTCCAGCCAATCTATGACCGTCCATTCAACTACTTGAACTTATTAGGCCAAGCAGCCATCGCTCATGCGGCTGAAAAAGTGACTGAATAA
- a CDS encoding lectin-like domain-containing protein, whose amino-acid sequence MWKGPKQILVALAALTGLWAGTAQIQAADEASLATAPSGLNQLDKLFTLPAAFNSGVTNSASIANVTNASSPNTQAIQVINGKKQMGGFWSNDANRFDINKDATFKMWLYLGSSTSTSKAGDGMAFVLQNDPNGTTASAKVSSSSIIGETLGVWGVDTNNKLQDGDEFAKTAIQNSWALEFDTYTNTSTGYSDAGKGDAFDNGIKKQHIATGYPGSASQYINNSVKSLDITGIIWSTRYFFTQTHHNLVTTMTLGDSKWHHLVMNWNAASKTMTYTFDDVNPDGSATGGGLTQSEVLDTSKFNSSDGLMRWGFMGATGSNSGNNMVVIESAPNLVDASAAVKVTDKTKNREITTGSQLKAKHKVQYDYQLTYQSGQLDWDNITAELNLPKYVTFDSAKVTYADGSEQALTAPTADATKVDYSLNKALSASQKTATITLTGTANDVTVNQNTTVTSATFKNKVFETSTEAPDYLITVDQPMGIYIRNNPYTVANGEDVTIKGIVAVENSEQLTNDKVTLHPTVNGQEMPTVQMSNDEESGFFSYKIKASQLHVGNDNKLEIWASDPYENESPVGVANITVTGGELSFKSVSKNSTFKSITLDGQAQTTDREDDWQLVVRDSRGKGSSWQLQASATNFKTTGGQTLAGDVLFREGDKTTVLNSNGTVIDSHTTTSDNDDYDVLSDWTSKSGILYRSNAGAVPGSYTGDITWTLTDAPK is encoded by the coding sequence ATGTGGAAGGGACCGAAACAAATACTTGTTGCATTAGCGGCATTAACCGGGTTATGGGCCGGGACCGCCCAGATTCAAGCTGCGGACGAAGCGTCGTTAGCAACGGCACCGTCTGGCTTGAATCAGTTGGATAAACTCTTCACGCTTCCTGCCGCATTCAACAGCGGAGTGACGAATAGCGCTAGTATTGCGAATGTTACTAATGCTAGTTCACCAAATACGCAGGCGATTCAAGTGATCAATGGCAAGAAACAAATGGGTGGCTTTTGGTCAAATGATGCCAACCGTTTTGACATTAACAAGGATGCTACTTTCAAGATGTGGCTATACTTGGGGTCATCAACGAGTACCAGTAAGGCCGGTGACGGGATGGCCTTCGTCTTGCAAAATGATCCGAACGGGACGACGGCTTCTGCCAAGGTCAGTTCATCGAGTATTATTGGGGAGACCCTCGGCGTGTGGGGCGTCGATACCAATAATAAATTACAGGATGGCGATGAGTTTGCCAAAACTGCCATCCAGAATAGTTGGGCCTTAGAGTTTGACACCTATACCAATACATCGACCGGTTATAGCGATGCGGGTAAGGGTGACGCCTTTGATAATGGGATCAAGAAACAACATATTGCGACCGGCTACCCGGGTAGTGCGAGCCAATATATCAATAATTCAGTCAAGAGTCTCGATATTACCGGGATTATTTGGTCAACGCGGTACTTCTTTACGCAGACTCATCATAATTTGGTCACCACCATGACACTGGGTGACAGTAAGTGGCACCACCTCGTAATGAACTGGAATGCCGCTAGCAAGACCATGACTTACACGTTTGACGATGTGAATCCGGACGGCTCGGCAACTGGTGGTGGCCTTACTCAGAGTGAAGTACTCGACACTAGCAAGTTCAACAGTAGTGATGGCTTGATGCGTTGGGGCTTCATGGGCGCGACTGGCAGTAATTCCGGGAACAACATGGTCGTGATCGAGAGTGCGCCTAATCTCGTCGATGCGAGTGCGGCGGTCAAAGTGACGGATAAAACTAAGAACCGTGAAATCACCACCGGCAGTCAGTTGAAGGCTAAGCACAAGGTCCAATATGACTATCAACTCACGTATCAGAGTGGTCAATTAGATTGGGATAATATCACGGCCGAGCTGAATTTGCCGAAGTACGTGACGTTTGATAGCGCAAAAGTGACGTATGCGGATGGCAGCGAACAAGCCTTAACCGCGCCAACTGCGGACGCCACTAAGGTCGACTATAGCTTGAATAAAGCCTTGTCAGCCAGTCAGAAGACGGCGACCATCACGCTTACCGGGACGGCCAACGATGTGACGGTCAACCAAAATACGACGGTCACCAGCGCAACGTTCAAGAATAAGGTCTTCGAGACGTCAACTGAGGCGCCGGATTATCTGATCACGGTCGACCAGCCGATGGGGATTTATATTCGAAACAATCCTTACACCGTTGCTAATGGTGAGGATGTCACGATCAAAGGAATCGTGGCCGTTGAAAACTCCGAACAATTGACGAACGATAAGGTGACGTTACATCCCACGGTCAATGGCCAAGAAATGCCGACGGTGCAGATGAGTAACGACGAAGAATCCGGGTTCTTTAGCTATAAGATCAAAGCCAGTCAGTTACATGTCGGCAATGATAATAAGCTTGAGATCTGGGCGTCAGACCCTTATGAAAACGAGTCGCCAGTCGGTGTTGCCAATATCACGGTGACCGGTGGTGAATTGAGTTTTAAGAGTGTCTCCAAGAACAGTACGTTCAAATCGATCACGCTTGATGGGCAAGCCCAAACCACTGATCGTGAAGACGACTGGCAACTGGTCGTCCGCGACAGTCGTGGTAAGGGGTCTAGCTGGCAATTACAGGCAAGCGCGACTAACTTCAAAACGACGGGTGGTCAGACGTTAGCGGGTGACGTGCTCTTCCGCGAAGGTGATAAGACAACGGTTCTGAATAGTAACGGCACCGTAATTGACAGCCATACGACGACCAGTGATAATGACGATTATGACGTCTTATCTGACTGGACGAGTAAGTCGGGTATTCTGTATAGGAGTAACGCCGGGGCCGTTCCCGGTTCATACACCGGTGACATCACGTGGACGTTGACGGATGCACCAAAGTAA
- a CDS encoding DUF916 and DUF3324 domain-containing protein, with product MKKIFWQLMAVVAVIGAGWTMRAQADDLNYTVQADLPNNQINQKVSYFDLKVTPGQKQNLTLHIKNSDSKEHRYTVSPNLAVTNDNGIIDYSQSNAKADDSLKFNIKTALSKKQVVTVPAKSSKAVTIQLNVPEKTFKGVALGGINIVQELSGKKQQASSGMAINNQYAYVIGLQLQESDKTTIKPNMKLHSVKAEQRNYRNYVSANLQNDQPVIMHGLKIKSYVTKAGSSKKVLTTNKENMSMAPNSNFNFAIGDGNKQLKAGKYTLHLTATADKGKWQFTKNFTITDKTAKALNDTAVTEKQTNYFWWFVALGVVIIALLGAIIWLLLKNRRRQD from the coding sequence ATGAAAAAAATATTTTGGCAGTTAATGGCAGTTGTTGCTGTGATTGGGGCCGGCTGGACGATGCGCGCTCAGGCCGACGATTTGAACTATACGGTTCAAGCTGATTTGCCTAACAATCAGATCAATCAAAAAGTCTCTTACTTTGATTTAAAAGTGACCCCAGGCCAAAAACAAAATCTGACGTTGCATATTAAAAATAGCGATAGTAAAGAACACCGCTACACCGTCTCACCTAACTTAGCGGTGACGAATGATAACGGGATCATCGACTACAGTCAGTCCAACGCGAAGGCGGATGATTCACTGAAGTTTAACATCAAGACTGCGCTTTCCAAGAAGCAGGTCGTCACAGTGCCTGCTAAGTCGAGCAAGGCAGTGACTATTCAGTTGAATGTCCCTGAAAAAACATTTAAGGGTGTGGCACTCGGCGGGATCAACATTGTTCAAGAGTTGAGCGGTAAGAAGCAACAGGCTAGCAGCGGAATGGCCATCAATAATCAGTACGCCTATGTGATTGGCCTCCAGTTACAAGAGTCCGATAAGACGACTATCAAGCCGAACATGAAGTTGCATTCCGTGAAAGCCGAACAACGCAATTACCGGAACTATGTCTCGGCGAACTTACAAAATGATCAACCGGTCATCATGCACGGACTTAAGATCAAGAGTTACGTGACCAAGGCTGGGAGTTCTAAGAAAGTGTTAACGACGAATAAAGAAAATATGTCGATGGCCCCGAATAGTAACTTTAACTTTGCAATTGGTGATGGCAACAAACAGCTCAAAGCTGGCAAGTACACGTTACATTTAACAGCGACAGCGGATAAGGGCAAGTGGCAATTCACTAAGAACTTCACCATTACGGACAAGACGGCTAAAGCACTCAATGATACGGCTGTGACCGAAAAACAAACGAACTATTTCTGGTGGTTTGTGGCACTCGGTGTCGTCATCATTGCCCTATTAGGCGCAATTATCTGGCTACTATTGAAAAACCGCCGCCGTCAGGATTAA
- a CDS encoding WxL domain-containing protein, translating into MRMGLLVTGRLLMVAVSGLIISNWGWSVTTQAADRQSQVQVKLTPSDDDDAVSPVDPDDPSKPYPGDPADEGNVTGTGSRGKLTIDFVSNLKFKPVTTAGGPATVTAQNERAMIQVTDRRASAAGWTLQVTPSPLQSGQQQLTTSLKLGSVQLKPGTGNVSAAPNVVNTGELVTGIANNVVTAQPQSGLGTWLVILNRGDELTQLQIHDRQLSAGDYTGTLAWSLNNAPS; encoded by the coding sequence ATGAGAATGGGATTGTTGGTGACAGGTCGGTTACTAATGGTGGCCGTTAGTGGGCTGATTATTAGTAATTGGGGCTGGAGCGTGACAACGCAAGCTGCAGATAGACAGTCACAGGTGCAGGTTAAGTTGACCCCGTCGGACGATGACGACGCAGTTTCTCCGGTCGATCCTGATGATCCCAGTAAGCCATACCCTGGTGATCCGGCAGATGAAGGTAACGTGACCGGAACAGGCTCACGGGGCAAGTTAACCATCGATTTCGTCAGTAATCTTAAGTTTAAACCCGTCACGACAGCCGGTGGACCCGCTACGGTAACGGCGCAAAATGAGCGTGCGATGATTCAGGTCACTGATCGGCGTGCATCGGCAGCTGGCTGGACACTACAAGTAACGCCCAGCCCGTTACAAAGTGGTCAGCAGCAGTTAACGACCTCGTTGAAGTTAGGCAGTGTCCAACTCAAACCGGGGACGGGCAATGTCAGTGCCGCCCCGAACGTGGTCAACACCGGCGAGCTCGTGACAGGTATCGCGAACAACGTCGTCACTGCCCAACCGCAATCGGGCTTAGGCACGTGGTTAGTTATTTTGAATCGGGGCGATGAACTGACACAACTCCAGATTCATGACCGGCAACTCAGTGCGGGTGATTACACCGGTACGTTAGCCTGGTCATTAAACAATGCACCTAGTTGA
- a CDS encoding WxL domain-containing protein: MKKYIGTLVAGMTLMAGLPLVGQAADKTTEAQVKLEQDENNKDITLDEAPALDMGTVTIDNTTQTKTADAVTGSVKVTNPGNTDGWSVQVAGSKFLNGSQELRGAALTFKNASVTADDEANASKNPTAPDVTVNESNQMILGAVANEGIGKFTSAYAKTDVSLLVPAGNSAGTYTSTLTWTLGNAPS; the protein is encoded by the coding sequence ATGAAAAAATATATTGGAACACTTGTTGCAGGCATGACACTTATGGCAGGCTTACCACTCGTTGGGCAAGCAGCTGATAAAACGACTGAAGCACAAGTGAAGTTGGAACAAGATGAAAATAACAAGGACATTACGTTAGATGAAGCCCCAGCCTTGGATATGGGAACGGTTACAATCGATAACACGACGCAAACCAAGACTGCAGACGCGGTCACAGGTAGTGTGAAGGTGACTAACCCCGGTAATACGGATGGCTGGAGTGTTCAAGTCGCGGGCTCCAAGTTTTTAAATGGCAGTCAGGAATTACGGGGCGCCGCATTAACATTCAAGAATGCCAGTGTGACGGCTGATGATGAAGCCAACGCTTCTAAGAACCCAACCGCACCCGACGTAACGGTGAACGAATCTAACCAAATGATTTTAGGCGCCGTTGCCAATGAAGGGATCGGTAAGTTTACGAGTGCTTATGCCAAGACGGACGTTTCCCTGTTAGTACCTGCTGGTAACTCAGCTGGAACTTACACTTCTACGCTGACTTGGACATTAGGCAACGCCCCTAGCTAA
- a CDS encoding TetR/AcrR family transcriptional regulator → MPAKKTFQDDQVIEKIMSLFWQQGYYHTSMDEIVATSGVKKQSLYNAIGDKHTLYLRALSRYHQQTLTSCTQAMQQLEQSGADALTVLSMLFSRDLTNTDQPAGDLMANAVAEFGTTDTDVQQAVDWFYNDYLTLMSAVILKGQASQQIINTQSSTALAQALLEARIGLQTRLRQGAHPDIALREQAWRQFLTR, encoded by the coding sequence TTGCCCGCTAAGAAAACATTTCAAGATGATCAAGTTATTGAAAAAATTATGTCTTTATTTTGGCAACAAGGCTACTATCACACGTCGATGGATGAAATCGTCGCGACCAGTGGCGTCAAAAAGCAGAGCCTCTATAATGCCATTGGTGACAAGCATACGCTCTACCTCCGCGCGCTAAGTCGCTACCATCAACAAACGCTCACAAGCTGTACGCAAGCGATGCAACAGCTCGAACAAAGCGGCGCTGATGCGTTGACGGTGCTCAGCATGCTGTTTAGCCGTGATTTAACTAACACCGACCAGCCAGCAGGTGATCTGATGGCCAATGCGGTCGCTGAATTCGGGACAACTGACACCGATGTCCAGCAAGCCGTTGATTGGTTCTACAATGATTACTTGACCTTGATGTCCGCCGTCATTTTAAAGGGTCAAGCGAGTCAGCAAATCATCAACACGCAATCCAGTACTGCCCTTGCCCAGGCCTTACTCGAAGCCCGGATTGGCCTCCAGACTCGTCTTCGTCAGGGCGCTCACCCAGATATTGCGCTGCGTGAACAAGCTTGGCGCCAATTTTTAACGCGTTAA